One Peribacillus simplex NBRC 15720 = DSM 1321 genomic region harbors:
- a CDS encoding putative DNA-binding protein: MLEKTTRINYLYDFYQSLLTEKQQSYMSLYYLDDYSLGEIADEYEVSRQAVYDNIKRTEAMLEEYEAKLLLFQKFQERNQWIANMKGLIEKDSFSKEKLLDAITTLEKLD; this comes from the coding sequence ATGCTTGAAAAGACAACGCGGATTAATTATTTGTATGACTTTTACCAATCGTTGTTAACAGAGAAGCAGCAGAGCTACATGTCCCTCTACTATCTGGATGATTACTCTCTTGGCGAGATTGCCGATGAATACGAAGTCAGTAGGCAGGCAGTCTATGATAATATAAAAAGAACAGAAGCGATGCTTGAGGAATACGAAGCAAAGCTATTGTTATTTCAAAAATTTCAAGAGCGTAACCAGTGGATTGCGAATATGAAGGGACTCATAGAAAAGGATTCCTTTTCAAAAGAGAAGCTGCTAGACGCAATCACAACGCTTGAGAAGTTGGATTAG